A segment of the uncultured Desulfobulbus sp. genome:
TCCCGATTTGTCATTTTATTTTGACAACCTCAATGAAGAAGTGGAGCGGATCGAAGATCTGTTCCGCCAGATCCATGAGGACCGTAAGGATGAGCAATCCTGAGAGCCGTGTGCTGAAAGCGGTGCGCGAGAAGGGGCATATCCTGCTCGCAACCCACTACAATCCTGATGGCGATGCCTTGGGCTCACTGCTTGGATTGGCCGATATTCTCGAGGGAATGGGGAAGACTGTACTGCGCTATCTTGAGGAACCGGTGACCCATCTCTACCGTTTTTTGCCGGGATGTGGACAAACCCAGACCGATATGGCTGCGGTGCGTAGTTTTGTCGCCGGAGCAGGGAATGATTTCCTCGGCCTCTGTCTTGACTGCGGCGATCAGGATCGTTTGGGACGGCATAACCAGGAGCTGGCCGGTTTTTCTCCCTTTATGGTTATTGACCACCATAAAGGCAATTCAGGCTTTGGTGATGGAGCCTGGATTGAGCCGCACCGTTCTTCGACCGGAGAAATGGTTTTTGATTTGGCCATGGCCCTCGGAGCGGAGGTTTCTGAGCGGGCAGCTGAGTGCCTTTACACCGCCATCAACACCGATACCGGTTCCTTTCGTTACGAGTCCACCAGTAGTCATACCTTTGCCGTTGCTGGGGAACTGGTTCAGCGCGGGGTCCGGCCTGAGGTGATCGCCCAGCAACTCTACGATAACTCCACCCTGGGACGTTTACGGTTGATGCAGGAGGTCCTGGCCACCCTGGAGATGCACGAGCGTGATCGGATTGCTTTTATCCGCGTAAACCAGAATATGCTGGAGCGGACCTTTACCACTATGGAAGATACCGAATATTTCATTAATTTCCCCAGGGCGGTTGCCACAGTACGGGTGGCAGTTTTCCTCAAGGAAGTTGAGCCGGATCATATCTCCGTGAGCCTGCGGGCCAAAGGTCAATGTGATGTTTCCCTTATCGCCGCACAGTTTGGCGGTGGTGGGCATCGTAATGCCAGTGGTTGTCGTTTTAAAGGGCAAAGTATGGACAGTGTGCGCGATGCTTTGCTTGCCTGTCTGCGACCTGAGGTCAGCGCCTGATTGATGAGTAAAGTGCAGTCTCGAAAGAAGCCAGAGCTTGAGTGGAACGAGGGGGTTTTCTTCCTGGATAAGCCAGCAGGCATGAGTTCCTTTGCTTTGGTCAAGCGGGTACGCTATCTGTTGGGCATCAAAAAAGTTGGCCACGCAGGAACCCTGGACCCTTTTGCGACCGGATTGATGATCATCTGTGTCGGTCGAGCGGCCACACGTTGTATTGATCAGTTCATGTCCGGGCGGAAGACCTACCTGGCACGCCTGCAGCTGGGGGTAGAAACAACCACCCAGGACCCTGAGGGCGAAATTATCGCTACCCGACCCGTTCCCGAGCTGGGGCTTGCGGACATCGCGCTTTGTCTAGCCCAGCACACCGGCCCGCAGATGCAGGCACCTCCTCCATTTTCCGCAGCCAAACATAAAGGTAAGCCTCTTTACGCCTACGCACGAGAAGGGATCATGATTCAGAAGGATCCCAAACCGATAGAGATCTATGCCCTTGAGCAAAAAAGCTATGATCCGTTGCGACAGGAACTTGTCGTTGAGGTATGCTGCAGTCGTGGTACCTATGTGCGTGTCCTGGCCGCCGACATAGGAACGAGCCTTGGGTGTGGTGCCCATCTAATCGGATTGCGGCGAACCGCCAGTGGTGCCTTTGACCTCGAAAATTGCCTTACCGGTGATCAGCTGTTTAGTGATGAGGGGCTTTCGTCTCTGTGCGCCGCAAGACGCAGTATTAGCGATGTTATGGGCCAAATTGAACAAAATACCGATTAAACTTGCTTCGGTGAATAACCGTCGAGTATAGAAGTATTAACGTAACCGGTCAGGGGAAGCGCCCTGAAAGAGCCGTGTTATCGAATCTGTAAGCGGTTACGGGGGACCGGAGATGCTAGGCATCGGCCCTGCGCAGCGTACACCTGTACGTTAGTAGGTCGATAACACCGCAGATTCGGTGCCCCGTGATCGCTTACGTATTAACCGTTCCCCTGCATCGACCCTCTGATGCAGGATCTGGAACACATTATCCAGACTCCAGTAAAGGCTGAGGGAAATGCTTTTCTGGCAGCAGAAGGAAAAAACGCCATGGCGCAAACAACTGAGAAAACAAAAGCTATCATCGAAAAATTCAAAACCCACGAGAATGACACCGGATCTTGTGAGGTGCAGATTGCCCTCCTGACCGATCGTATTCTCTATCTGACCGATCATTTCAAAACCCACGCCAAGGATCATCATTCCCGCCGTGGTCTGCTGAAGCTGGTTGGTCAGCGCCGTAATCTTCTCAAATATCTGATGAAAAAGGATGTTAATAAATATCGTGCCCTGATTGCAGAGCTTGGTATCCGTAAGTAAGATTTTGCAGTATCCCGGGCGGCAACACCTCGGTTGCCGCCCATCTTTGTACGTTGTGATCGCAGCGCAGTAGCGGGATGTCATAAAGACACAAAGGACACAGAGAGAATCGCTGGTTTCGGCAGGTCCGGAAAAGGGGTTCCAGCTTCCCCCTGAAGGTTAGGGGAGAAGCCCATGAATAAAAATAAGGATGTGGATTGTCACTGCATCCTTTGTGCCTTTGTGACGATTGTTTGGCTGTCTCGATCCATCGTTACCTAAAAATGCACATTTCGGCGTTGCTGAAATAGGAGTGTACATGATTAAAACAGTAGAGACTGAAATCGGTGGCCGCGCCATTACCCTGGAGACTGGCAAAATGGCCAAGCAGGCCAGTGGCTCTGTCGTTGTCTCCAGCGGGGACGCCAAAGTTCTGGTGACCGTCGTTGCCGAGACCAAATCTAAAGACATGGGCTTTTTGCCCCTGACCATTGAGTATCAGGAGCGGATGTATGCCGCAGGCCGTATTCCCGGCAGCTATTTTCGCCGTGAGATTGGTCGTCCCAGTGAGAAGGAGGTCCTGACCTGCCGTCTGATTGATCGTCCTCTGCGTCCGCTTTTTCCTGAAGGATATTCCTGCGAGACCCAGCTGATCGCCACGGTTTTTTCTGCTGATGCCGAGTATGATCCCGACGTTCTGGCTATGAATGGTGCTTCCACAGCCCTGCTGCTCTCTGATATTCCCTTTGAGGAGCCGGTAGGTTCAGCCCGGGTTGCCTATGTTGACGAGCAGTTTGTCCTCAACCCCTCCAAAAAACAGCTGGAGAAAGCTGAGATCAATTTGGTCGTAGCCGGTACCCGCAATGCTGTAGTCATGGTTGAGGGGCGCGCTGAGGAGATGCCTGAGGATAAAGTCCTTGAGGCGATCTTTTTTGCCCATGAGGGCATTCAACCCCTGATCGATATGCAGCTCAAGCTACGCGAAGAGGCCGGAAAGGCCAAGCGCGAGGTTGTGGCTCCTGTTGTTGATACAGAGCTGCAGGCCAAAGTTGAGGCTGCAGCCACCGCAGGTATGGAAGAGGTTGTCACCATTGCCGATAAGATGGCCCGTGGCGATCGCTACAGCCGCCTGAAAGAAGAGGTTCTGGAGCAGCTTGATCCCGAGGGCGAGCAGGCAGGTGCCATCTCCGATCTCCTGAGCAGCTTTAAAAAGAAAGTCATGCGTGATCGCATCGTCAACAAAGGGTTGCGCCTTGATGGCCGTTCTTTTGAGGATGTGCGTCCGATCAGCTGCGAGGTTGGTGTGTTGCCACGTGCCCATGGTTCTGCCCTCTTTACCCGTGGTGAGACCCAGGCCCTGGTTATCTGCACCCTGGGAAGCGAGCGTGATGAGCAGCACCTCGAAGGCCTTGGTGGTGATGTCTATCGCCGCTTCATGCTCCATTACAACTTCCCGCCTTTCTGTGTGGGCGAGGTTCGGCGTTTAAGCGGTCCCAGCCGGCGTGATATCGGGCATGGTACCCTGGCTCGTCGTGGTATTGAAGCGGTTCTGCCCGAAGGCGAAAGCTTTCCCTATACCCTGCGCGTTGTTTCCGAGGTTCTTGAGTCCAACGGTTCTTCTTCCATGGCAACCGTCTGTGGCGGTTCCCTGGCCCTGATGGATGCCGGTGTGCCGATACAGGCGCCTGTTTCCGGTGTGGCCATGGGGCTGATCAAGGAAGATGATAAAATCGTCGTCCTCACCGATATTCTGGGTGATGAGGATCACCTGGGTGATATGGATTTCAAGGTTGTCGGGACCAGTAAAGGTATCACCGGCCTGCAGATGGACATTAAAATCGACGGCGTTGACCGTGAGATCATGTCCCGCGCCCTTGCCCAGGCCAACACAGGCCGGAATCATATCCTCGGTAAGATGGAAGAGGCTCTGAGCTCTCCCCGCGCTGTTGTTTCAGAGCACGCGCCCAAGTATGTTACCATCAAGATTCATCCGGATAAGATCCGTGACATCATCGGCCCCGGTGGTAAAGTTATCCGCGAGATGACCGCCGAATTTGAGTCCAAGATCGATGTCGAAGACGACGGTACCATCAAGATCTTCAGTAACAGCAACGAGTCTGCCTCTGCGCTGGTTAAGCGTATTGAAGAGATCACCGCTGTACCTGAGGTTGGAAAAATTTACGAGGGTGAGGTTCGCACTATCAAGGATTTCGGTGCCTTTGTTCAGATCCTTCCAGGAACTGATGGTATGGTCCACATCTCCGAGCTTGCGCACGAGCGGGTGAAGAATGTGACCGATATCCTCAAAGAGGGCGATGTTATCAAGGTCAAGGTTATCGATATCGATAACCGTGGTCGTATTCGCTTGAGTCGTAAGGCGGTCCTGGCAGAAGGCGAGGAATAAGCCTTAGCCCTGTAACTCGGTTGACAAAGCCGGTTGCCGCCTTGGCGGGACCGGCTTTTTTTTATGGATATGAGACAATAATTTTCAGTGGGAGATAAGATGACACCTGTCTCAGTTGCAATAACCTGGCTTGATCCCGAGGCAACTGCTGATTTATCCCTTCCTGCCTATGAAACAGAGCTTGCCGCAGGAATGGATATCTCTGCAGCACTGGTCGAACCGCTCACCCTGGAACCTAGCGTTATCGCTTTGATACCAAGTGGCCTGGCTGTTGCCATTCCGCCCGGATTTGAAATCCAGGTGCGGCCAAGGTCAGGACTTGCAGTCAAGCACGGTGTAACAGTGGTCAATGCTCCCGGCACCATCGATGCTGATTATCGAGGTGAGGTGAAGGTCGGCCTGATTAATCTGAGCAGGGAGAACTTTACTATCAATCGGGGGGATCGAATTGCACAGCTGGTTTTGGCGCCAGTGGCTCGAGCTTGCTGGCAGCAGGTTGAACACCTCGATGCAACCGAGCGAGGAAGCGGTGGCTTTGGTCATACTGGAGTGAATCACCAGCCAACGGAAGAGGCGTGAAGTTTTCTGTTCTTGGAAGTGGCAGTAAAGGCAATGCCACCTTGATAGAGTCCGGCTCCACTCGGATACTCATTGATAATGGCTTTTCTGGCAAAGAATTGATCAAAAGGCTTGATAAGATCGGTGTGGCTGCAGAAAGCCTCTCCGGGCTGATCGTTACCCATGAACATATCGACCATGTTAAAGGTGTTGGCGTCATAGCACGCAAATTTGGTATTCCCATCTTTGCAAACGAACTGACATATCGCGCTGCGGAAAAGCATTTGGGCAAGATCCCTCAGCGGCGCGAGTTTGTCACAGGTGAGCCCTTTTCCCTGAATGGACTGGCCATACATCCTTTTGCCGTTTCCCATGATACGGCGGATCCGGTTGGTTTTCTCGTAAGCGATGATAAACTTTGCTTGGGATATTGCACTGATACCGGTAAAATAACCAAGCTTATACGTTATCATCTCTCAAGCTGTCATGCCCTCATTCTGGAAGCCAACCACGATGTGGAAATGTTACGCCAGGGACCATATCCTCTGCCTCTGCAACAGCGGGTACTTTCCAGCCAGGGGCACCTTGCCAATAAAGATTCGCTTCAGTTGGCCGCCGAGTTGGCCAATGGAAAACTGCGCCTGCTGGTTCTGGCACATCTCAGTGAGATCAACAACCACCCTGAGTTGGTCCGTAAAGAGGCCTGCCAGCATCTGCAAAGCTGCGAAACACTCTCAGTTTCTCTGGCAGAACAGAGTGTCCCCGGGAAACTTGTGGGGGTGGGGGATGTAGACCTAGGGATGTACTGATTGTTCGTGAAACACGCAGAGGGCGCCGATCCCAGGTGTTTGCGAAAGCCTTTGCCGTCCAAGCAAAAAACCGGGGAATGTTATCTTCCATGTGGTGGAAAAAAAATAGCCTTGCCTATCACCTGACCTTTCGGGTCATTCTCTTCAGTTCTCTGATTGCGATCTGTTTTACGCTGCTGCAACTCTATCTTGATTTTCGCCAAGATGTTCGCCATATCTACCTGTTTTTTGAGACCGTGAAAGAGTCAAGCCTGCGACCGCTTGAAGAAAGCGTCTGGATACTTGATGACCTGCAAATTTCTTTACAGCTCGAAGGTCTGACTAAGCGTGAAGATATTGTCTACGCTGCTGTCTCCATGAACGGCCAAATTTCCTGGGTCAAAGGGACAGAACCCAAGGTTCATACAATTTCACAATCGTTTCCTCTGGAGCATCAAGTCCGTGGAGGACGGGAAGAGATAGGCCAACTGCATGTTGTGGCTTCTCTCGATGGCATTTACCATCGCCTGCTGCGTCGTATTGTGATTTTGCTGGCGACCAACACCATGAAAACTTTTTTGGTTTCAGGGTTTATTCTGCTGCTTTTTCGAAAACATATTACCGGGCACCTTAGAAAATTTTTTCAGTATGTCCAGGGGATTGATATTCAGCATAGTCCACCTGAACCGCTTATATTTGATCGGGATCCTGAGCTGAGTGATGAACTTGAGCAGATCCGTCTCGCATTCAACACTCTTTGCTCGACCGGTTATCAAGCCTTTCGTGATTTACGTGTGCATGAGCAACGGCTCCGCCTTTTTTTTAATGCGACCGAATCAGCTATTCTGGGTGTGGATACCAAGGGGACCTGTATCTTTATCAATCAGGTGGCCTGTGAGTATTTTGCCGTAGCCAGTCAGGATGATCTTCTCGGGAGTAATCTCTTTGAGTTACTCTGTCAGGACGAAGAAGAATGTTTTGTCTCTAACCCGTTGGTTGATCAGGTGCAAGCAACTATGCACCAGGGGGCAGCCCAGTTTGTTGATGATTTGAGTCTGGATTTACCCCATGGCTCTCATCTTTCCATTACACTCCGTTCGTATCCAGTTATTGAGCAGGAGCAGTGCACCGGTGCAATTGTATTTTTTGTTGATACCAGTCGGCAGCTTCAGCTTGAGCAAGAAAAGCAGCTCTTCAGTAAAATCGTGCGTCAGGCTCCGGCGCTTATTCTCATCGTCGATCCCTCCGGAAAGATAGAGCATGTCAACCGCATCTTTGAACAAGTTATGGATATGGAAGCAAGCTCTTTGATGGGAGAGAACATCTTTCATCATTTTAAAGAGCTTGATCTGGAGCCGCATATTGATGAGGTACGGGAAAAAATTCATAAGGGGGAGACCTGGAGTGGAATTTTTGTTCCGGTTACCTTGCATGGACGACGGGTCGTGTTGGATGCCGCTATCTTTCCAATTTTGGATAAAAAAGGTCAGCTGAGCAATATTGTTGCCATGGGCCGTGATATTACCCGAGAACAGCAACTCGTGGAACAGCTGCATCATGCCCAACGTATGGAGGCCATGGGGAAATTGGCTGCCTCCATTGCCCATGAGTTTGGGAATCCTCTTTTGGGAATCCGTTTTGCCTTGCGTGATGTACGACAACGCACCGGCCCTGATTCAGAAGAGGGCAAGCTTTTAGAGTTGGCGGATAATGAATGTGACCGTATGCGCAAACTTATTCGCGATCTGCAGCAGTTTAACCGGCCATCCTCTGGGGAAAAGACAAGGTTTGCCCCACATAAGGTGCTTGATGAAATTCTGGCGTTGCACCGTAATCTGCTCGCCAAAAAAAATATACTGGTGGTCCTTGCCTACAGTCGAGAGCAGATTTTTGTGCATGCGGTTGAGGATCAGATGCGTCAGGTGTTTATTAACTTGATCTTGAACGCCAGTGATGCCATGCATCAAGGCGGAGGCACTCTCACCCTTGCGACCACTGTTGAACATGGATGGCTGACAGTGGCAATTCAGGATACAGGGAGTGGTATTGCTCCAAATGATCGCGAATACATCTTTGAGCCTTTTTTCACAACCAAGTCCGCGGTCGAAGGGACTGGTCTGGGGCTTCCCGTTTCTTACGGCATAATTCGTTCCCATGGTGGGAGAATTGAGGTGAACTCCGAGCCGGGGAATACGGTGTTTCGTGTGATTCTTCCTCTGGAAAAGGAGATCTCTTTGTAAGGAGCGAAGTGTCACCCACGGGGGTGAAAGCGGCGGTGAACAGATTTTAAGCGATCGCCATCGACGTGGGTATAGATTTGGGTTGTAGTGATATCCGTGTGGCCAAGCATCATCTGTACAGAACGCAAATCGGCACCACCTGCCAGCAGATGGGTAGCAAAGGAATGGCGAAGAACATGTGGACTGATTTCTTTTGAGATTCCTGCCTGGAGGGCAACTTCACGAATGATCTGCCAAAAACGGTTGCGGGTCATGGCCTTTCCGCGGTTTGAACAGAAGAGCAGGGAGCTTGTTTTCCCTTTTAAAAGTAATGGGCGGACCTGGCTTAGGTATTCCTGGATAATTTGACCGGTGTGGGCGGAAAACGGGACCACGCGCTCCTTGTCGCCTTTGCCAAGAATGCGTAGATGGCCCGTGCTCAGATTGCAGCTGGTCATGGGCAGGTTGACAAGTTCTGAGACCCGAAGCCCTGAGCTATAGAGCAGATGCAGCATGGCATGGTTGCGCAGGGCCAGGGGCGTGGGTTGCGTGGGGCGTTTGAGTAAGGTGTTCACCTCGGCTTCACTCAGCACCTTGGGAAGGCTTTGGCCAATCTTGGGCGTATCAATGTCAGTGAGTGGATTATCGTTAACGATACCCTGTTGTTGCAAAAAAAGGAAAAAGGCGCGTAAAGCAGCCAGACGTCGTGCGTTGGAGCGAGCACTGATGTTGCGAGCATGACAAAAGCGAAAATAGCTCTGAATATCCTGGCGGGTAATCGAGGAGAGTGGCTGTGGCCTTTGGCGAATAAAAGAGCGTAAATCAGCCTCGTAGGCCGCTACAGTGTTAGCGG
Coding sequences within it:
- a CDS encoding bifunctional oligoribonuclease/PAP phosphatase NrnA, which gives rise to MSNPESRVLKAVREKGHILLATHYNPDGDALGSLLGLADILEGMGKTVLRYLEEPVTHLYRFLPGCGQTQTDMAAVRSFVAGAGNDFLGLCLDCGDQDRLGRHNQELAGFSPFMVIDHHKGNSGFGDGAWIEPHRSSTGEMVFDLAMALGAEVSERAAECLYTAINTDTGSFRYESTSSHTFAVAGELVQRGVRPEVIAQQLYDNSTLGRLRLMQEVLATLEMHERDRIAFIRVNQNMLERTFTTMEDTEYFINFPRAVATVRVAVFLKEVEPDHISVSLRAKGQCDVSLIAAQFGGGGHRNASGCRFKGQSMDSVRDALLACLRPEVSA
- the truB gene encoding tRNA pseudouridine(55) synthase TruB; its protein translation is MSKVQSRKKPELEWNEGVFFLDKPAGMSSFALVKRVRYLLGIKKVGHAGTLDPFATGLMIICVGRAATRCIDQFMSGRKTYLARLQLGVETTTQDPEGEIIATRPVPELGLADIALCLAQHTGPQMQAPPPFSAAKHKGKPLYAYAREGIMIQKDPKPIEIYALEQKSYDPLRQELVVEVCCSRGTYVRVLAADIGTSLGCGAHLIGLRRTASGAFDLENCLTGDQLFSDEGLSSLCAARRSISDVMGQIEQNTD
- the rpsO gene encoding 30S ribosomal protein S15 is translated as MAQTTEKTKAIIEKFKTHENDTGSCEVQIALLTDRILYLTDHFKTHAKDHHSRRGLLKLVGQRRNLLKYLMKKDVNKYRALIAELGIRK
- the pnp gene encoding polyribonucleotide nucleotidyltransferase — its product is MIKTVETEIGGRAITLETGKMAKQASGSVVVSSGDAKVLVTVVAETKSKDMGFLPLTIEYQERMYAAGRIPGSYFRREIGRPSEKEVLTCRLIDRPLRPLFPEGYSCETQLIATVFSADAEYDPDVLAMNGASTALLLSDIPFEEPVGSARVAYVDEQFVLNPSKKQLEKAEINLVVAGTRNAVVMVEGRAEEMPEDKVLEAIFFAHEGIQPLIDMQLKLREEAGKAKREVVAPVVDTELQAKVEAAATAGMEEVVTIADKMARGDRYSRLKEEVLEQLDPEGEQAGAISDLLSSFKKKVMRDRIVNKGLRLDGRSFEDVRPISCEVGVLPRAHGSALFTRGETQALVICTLGSERDEQHLEGLGGDVYRRFMLHYNFPPFCVGEVRRLSGPSRRDIGHGTLARRGIEAVLPEGESFPYTLRVVSEVLESNGSSSMATVCGGSLALMDAGVPIQAPVSGVAMGLIKEDDKIVVLTDILGDEDHLGDMDFKVVGTSKGITGLQMDIKIDGVDREIMSRALAQANTGRNHILGKMEEALSSPRAVVSEHAPKYVTIKIHPDKIRDIIGPGGKVIREMTAEFESKIDVEDDGTIKIFSNSNESASALVKRIEEITAVPEVGKIYEGEVRTIKDFGAFVQILPGTDGMVHISELAHERVKNVTDILKEGDVIKVKVIDIDNRGRIRLSRKAVLAEGEE
- the dut gene encoding dUTP diphosphatase; the encoded protein is MTPVSVAITWLDPEATADLSLPAYETELAAGMDISAALVEPLTLEPSVIALIPSGLAVAIPPGFEIQVRPRSGLAVKHGVTVVNAPGTIDADYRGEVKVGLINLSRENFTINRGDRIAQLVLAPVARACWQQVEHLDATERGSGGFGHTGVNHQPTEEA
- a CDS encoding MBL fold metallo-hydrolase; amino-acid sequence: MKFSVLGSGSKGNATLIESGSTRILIDNGFSGKELIKRLDKIGVAAESLSGLIVTHEHIDHVKGVGVIARKFGIPIFANELTYRAAEKHLGKIPQRREFVTGEPFSLNGLAIHPFAVSHDTADPVGFLVSDDKLCLGYCTDTGKITKLIRYHLSSCHALILEANHDVEMLRQGPYPLPLQQRVLSSQGHLANKDSLQLAAELANGKLRLLVLAHLSEINNHPELVRKEACQHLQSCETLSVSLAEQSVPGKLVGVGDVDLGMY
- a CDS encoding ATP-binding protein, with the protein product MWWKKNSLAYHLTFRVILFSSLIAICFTLLQLYLDFRQDVRHIYLFFETVKESSLRPLEESVWILDDLQISLQLEGLTKREDIVYAAVSMNGQISWVKGTEPKVHTISQSFPLEHQVRGGREEIGQLHVVASLDGIYHRLLRRIVILLATNTMKTFLVSGFILLLFRKHITGHLRKFFQYVQGIDIQHSPPEPLIFDRDPELSDELEQIRLAFNTLCSTGYQAFRDLRVHEQRLRLFFNATESAILGVDTKGTCIFINQVACEYFAVASQDDLLGSNLFELLCQDEEECFVSNPLVDQVQATMHQGAAQFVDDLSLDLPHGSHLSITLRSYPVIEQEQCTGAIVFFVDTSRQLQLEQEKQLFSKIVRQAPALILIVDPSGKIEHVNRIFEQVMDMEASSLMGENIFHHFKELDLEPHIDEVREKIHKGETWSGIFVPVTLHGRRVVLDAAIFPILDKKGQLSNIVAMGRDITREQQLVEQLHHAQRMEAMGKLAASIAHEFGNPLLGIRFALRDVRQRTGPDSEEGKLLELADNECDRMRKLIRDLQQFNRPSSGEKTRFAPHKVLDEILALHRNLLAKKNILVVLAYSREQIFVHAVEDQMRQVFINLILNASDAMHQGGGTLTLATTVEHGWLTVAIQDTGSGIAPNDREYIFEPFFTTKSAVEGTGLGLPVSYGIIRSHGGRIEVNSEPGNTVFRVILPLEKEISL
- the xerD gene encoding site-specific tyrosine recombinase XerD; its protein translation is MIQKPRFLYRGFFVLKRFTINQSLDVLHRFLQYLTIQRRLAANTVAAYEADLRSFIRQRPQPLSSITRQDIQSYFRFCHARNISARSNARRLAALRAFFLFLQQQGIVNDNPLTDIDTPKIGQSLPKVLSEAEVNTLLKRPTQPTPLALRNHAMLHLLYSSGLRVSELVNLPMTSCNLSTGHLRILGKGDKERVVPFSAHTGQIIQEYLSQVRPLLLKGKTSSLLFCSNRGKAMTRNRFWQIIREVALQAGISKEISPHVLRHSFATHLLAGGADLRSVQMMLGHTDITTTQIYTHVDGDRLKSVHRRFHPRG